A section of the Oryza sativa Japonica Group chromosome 1, ASM3414082v1 genome encodes:
- the LOC9266691 gene encoding putative ABC transporter C family member 15: protein METLAVLDYVRIASFAILLVWILAELARLNKRHRREGHGDMVSSQRKGEVLLPAYIIVLCNASISLMHICFSVLVFWKRQTVSLDLIFKSVSWLLVTLFLLYCKHEGAGVVSNWPSVLLSWWFFSFLSESLLTSLHLLHLFNSATVVDFTSLPLCTFICLVAVTMRPSKANQQDQNQPLLVREDSDDSSTDRFSNSGWWSCLTFQWLNPIFEKGHKVRLELDHIPSVPQSDTANQSYALLQETLHKQKPEPMPMRRAIICAVWTPLIANGVFAGLNTIASYMGPFLITYLVELLSDKNPDKGHGHGYMLACLFFASKTVESLSQRQWYFGARRIGFRVRAALMVSIYQKSLLMKNSSTASGKIVNFLDVDVEKVSEFFWYVHRIWLLPLQISLALAILYRSLGAMASLSAVLATVLVMVSNTPLAKSQENLNMKIMEAKDSRIKAMAEAMKSMRILKLHAWETAYFDKLLNLRDVERGWLRKYLYTCSAIAFLFWASPTLVSVVTFGVCILVEMPLSAGTVLSAVATFRILQDPIYNLPELVSMVTQTKVSLDRIEEFIKEEHQGKPSRSDNNTRTKDLSMTGAMEIEPGVYGWEIDNSLKKTKFMLKIDRKLSISKGQKVAVCGPVGSGKSSLLYSIMGEIPRINGAETTVFGSRAYVAQSAWIQTGTIQDNVLFGKDMDRSFYEEVLHGCALDRDLELWANGDMTMVGERGMNLSGGQKQRIQLARALYSDSDVYLLDDPFSAVDAHTGAHLFKECLLRLMSSKTVIYVTHQLEFLRDADLVLVMKDGRIVQSGKYDDLVADRNGELSMQMAAHNQSLSQVTPAKAHVLTKNKSHKRRQTELTEIELDHNVIGRECEEERESGRVKWDIYRKFVNSAYGGALVPVILACQVLFQGLQICSNYWIAWAAERQEQVSREKMIGIFVLLSAGSSVFILGRAIVLSTIAIETAHQFFLGMTRSIFRAPINFFDSTPSSRILNRASTDQSTVDTDIPYRLAGLIFALIQLLSIIFIMSQIAWPIFILFIIIIAISTWYQSYYICSARELARMVGIRKAPVLHHFSETVSGAATIRCFNQGEKFFRKSLALIDDYSRITFHNSATIEWLCVRINFLFNLVFFVTLVILVSMPRNTIDPSLAGLAATYGLNLNVLQAWVIWNLCNVENKMISVERILQFSNITSEAPLVIEDCRPRESWPWCGTIQIDSLQVRYNPDMPMVLKGISCTIPGERKIGVVGRTGSGKSTLIHALFRIVEPSEGRILIDDVDISLLGVHDLRSRLSVIPQEPTLFQGTVRTNLDPLQQHLDTEIWEVLHKCRLEEIVREDSRLLDAPVVEDGGNWSVGQRQLVCLARVLLMKKKILVLDEATASVDTATDNIIQKTIRQETNNCTVITIAHRIPTVIDSDLVLVLGEGKILEFDSPENLLRDESSAFSKLVMEFVGRSS, encoded by the exons TTCTTCTCTCGTGGTGGTTCTTCAGCTTCTTATCCGAATCACTTCTCACTTCGTTGCATTTGCTTCACCTCTTCAACTCTGCAACTGTTGTCGATTTCACTTCTCTTCCCTTGTGCACATTCATCTGCCTCGTGGCAGTAACTATGAGACCTTCCAAAGCAAACCAGCAAGACCAGAACCAACCGCTGCTTGTGAGAGAAGACAGTGATGACAGTAGCACAGACAGGTTCTCCAACTCCGGGTGGTGGAGCTGCCTCACATTCCAGTGGTTAAACCCAATCTTTGAGAAGGGACACAAGGTGCGTCTTGAGCTCGACCATATCCCATCTGTTCCACAGTCTGACACGGCAAACCAATCTTATGCATTGCTTCAAGAGACACTTCACAAGCAGAAACCTGAGCCAATGCCTATGCGGAGAGCCATTATTTGTGCTGTCTGGACACCTTTGATCGCCAATGGAGTCTTTGCAG GGCTTAACACTATTGCTTCCTATATGGGGCCATTCTTGATCACCTACTTAGTGGAGCTACTCTCTGACAAGAATCCTGACAagggccatggccatggctacATGCTAGCATGCCTTTTCTTTGCCTCAAAGACAGTGGAGTCACTTTCACAGCGGCAATGGTATTTTGGTGCCCGCAGGATTGGTTTCCGGGTGCGTGCAGCACTGATGGTATCCATCTATCAGAAATCCCTGCTGATGAAGAACTCAAGCACAGCCAGCGGGAAAATTGTGAACTTCCTCGATGTCGATGTTGAGAAGGTTAGCGAATTCTTCTGGTACGTACATAGAATTTGGCTGCTACCCTTGCAAATATCCTTGGCACTTGCCATTCTCTACCGTAGCCTTGGTGCAATGGCCTCGCTGTCTGCAGTCCTTGCAACAGTTTTGGTTATGGTGAGCAACACACCACTTGCAAAGTCACAGGAGAACCTCAACATGAAGATCATGGAAGCGAAGGACTCACGGATAAAGGCTATGGCTGAAGCAATGAAGAGTATGAGGATATTGAAGCTGCATGCATGGGAGACAGCTTACTTTGACAAGCTACTGAATCTAAGGGATGTGGAGAGGGGATGGCTCAGGAAATATCTCTACACATGTTCAGCAATTGCCTTCCTGTTTTGGGCCTCACCGACCTTGGTGTCGGTTGTCACATTTGGTGTATGTATTCTTGTGGAGATGCCATTATCAGCTGGAACAGTCTTATCCGCCGTTGCCACGTTCAGAATCCTCCAAGATCCAATCTACAACCTCCCAGAGCTCGTTTCAATGGTCACACAAACCAAGGTGTCCCTAGATAGAATTGAAGAGTTCATCAAAGAAGAACACCAGGGGAAGCCAAGTCGTTCTGACAATAACACTAGGACTAAGGACCTGTCTATGACTGGTGCAATGGAAATTGAACCAGGGGTATATGGTTGGGAAATTGACAATAGCTTGAAGAAGACAAAATTCATGCTTAAGATTGACAGAAAGCTGAGCATCAGCAAGGGTCAAAAGGTTGCAGTGTGCGGGCCAGTTGGTTCTGGTAAATCAAGCCTCCTTTACAGCATCATGGGGGAGATCCCAAGGATTAATGGTGCAGAAACAACAGTTTTTGGGTCAAGGGCATATGTTGCGCAGAGTGCATGGATTCAGACTGGGACAATTCAAGACAATGTGCTCTTTGGGAAGGATATGGACAGAAGCTTCTATGAGGAGGTGCTGCATGGTTGTGCTTTGGATAGAGATTTGGAGTTATGGGCCAATGGTGATATGACTATGGTAGGGGAGAGGGGCATGAACCTGAGTGGAGGCCAGAAGCAGAGGATTCAGCTTGCCAGAGCATTGTATAGTGATTCTGATGTTTACCTCTTAGATGATCCCTTCAGTGCCGTGGATGCACACACCGGAGCACATCTCTTCAAG GAATGTTTACTGAGGCTAATGTCCTCTAAGACAGTCATATATGTTACTCATCAGCTAGAGTTCTTGAGAGATGCAGATCTTGTTCTG GTCATGAAAGATGGAAGGATTGTTCAATCCGGAAAATATGATGATTTGGTAGCAGACAGGAATGGAGAACTCTCAATGCAAATGGCTGCACATAACCAATCCCTTAGTCAGGTCACACCTGCAAAAGCACATGTCTTGACTAAAAATAAGAGTCACAAGAGAAGGCAGACTGAGCTCACAGAAATAGAATTAGATCACAATGTAATAGGCAGGGAATGCGAGGAGGAGCGCGAATCTGGAAGAGTTAAATGGGATATTTATCGCAAGTTTGTCAACTCTGCATATGGCGGAGCTCTCGTTCCTGTTATTCTTGCATGCCAAGTCCTTTTCCAGGGATTGCAGATATGTAGCAACTATTGGATTGCATGGGCAGCTGAGAGGCAGGAACAAGTAAGCAGGGAGAAGATGATAGGTATCTTTGTGCTGTTATCAGCTGGAAGTTCTGTGTTTATATTGGGAAGAGCTATTGTCCTTTCAACGATTGCCATTGAAACTGCTCATCAGTTCTTCTTAGGCATGACCAGGAGTATTTTTCGAGcaccaatcaacttctttgacTCCACTCCATCAAGTAGAATCCTCAATAGG GCTTCAACAGATCAAAGCACAGTTGACACAGACATTCCCTACAGGCTTGCAGGGCTTATCTTCGCATTAATTCAGCTCCTCAGTATTATTTTCATCATGTCTCAAATTGCCTGGCCTATATTCATTCTATTCATAATTATAATTGCCATCTCTACTTGGTATCAG AGCTATTACATCTGTTCAGCTAGAGAACTAGCAAGGATGGTTGGCATAAGAAAAGCTCCAGTCCTCCACCATTTTTCAGAGACTGTATCAGGAGCAGCAACTATTAGATGCTTTAATCAGGGAGAGAAGTTCTTCAGGAAGAGTCTTGCGCTAATTGATGACTACTCCCGCATCACTTTCCACAATTCAGCAACAATTGAATGGTTATGTGTTCGCATCAACTTCCTCTTCAACCTTGTCTTCTTTGTGACGCTAGTCATCCTTGTCTCAATGCCTCGAAATACTATTGATCCAA GCCTCGCAGGGCTGGCAGCTACCTATGGCCTTAACCTTAATGTGTTACAAGCATGGGTCATATGGAATCTGTGCAACGTTGAGAACAAAATGATTTCAGTAGAAAGAATTTTGCAGTTCTCAAACATAACAAGTGAGGCCCCTTTAGTCATTGAGGACTGTAGACCAAGAGAATCATGGCCCTGGTGTGGAACCATTCAGATCGATTCTCTCCAAGTGAGGTACAACCCGGACATGCCAATGGTGCTCAAAGGCATAAGCTGCACAATTCCCGGAGAAAGGAAAATTGGGGTGGTAGGACGGACAGGGAGTGGGAAATCGACTCTAATTCACGCCTTGTTTCGGATTGTTGAACCATCTGAAGGACGGATACTCATAGATGATGTTGATATATCGCTTTTGGGAGTGCATGATCTGCGGTCAAGATTAAGTGTTATACCACAAGAACCGACTCTTTTCCAAGGGACAGTCAGAACAAACCTGGATCCTCTACAGCAGCATCTGGACACTGAAATATGGGAG GTTTTGCATAAGTGCCGCCTTGAGGAGATTGTGAGAGAAGACAGTAGATTGTTGGATGCACCAG TTGTTGAAGATGGGGGAAACTGGAGCGTAGGACAAAGGCAACTTGTATGCTTGGCCAGGGTATTGCTAATGAAGAAGAAAATACTTGTTCTGGATGAAGCCACAGCATCGGTTGATACCGCAACAGATAATATCATCCAAAAGACTATAAGGCAAGAGACaaacaattgcacagttatTACAATTGCACATAGGATTCCTACTGTGATTGACAGTGACCTTGTTCTTGTCCTAGGTGAAG GTAAGATACTAGAGTTTGATTCTCCAGAAAATCTCCTCAGAGATGAATCATCAGCTTTCTCAAAGCTGGTGATGGAATTCGTGGGAAGATCATCATAG